One Mycolicibacter sp. MU0083 DNA window includes the following coding sequences:
- the lgt gene encoding prolipoprotein diacylglyceryl transferase, which yields MTLDWLTYFPSPARGVWHLGPIPIRAYALCIIVGIVSALLIGDRRWRARGGEPGVIYDIALWAVPFGLIGGRLYHLLTDWRTYFGEGGVGWEATPRIWDGGLGIWGAVALGGVGAWIGCRRRGIPLPAFGDAVAPGIVLAQALGRIGNYFNQELYGRETTLPWGLEIFWREDAAGVRDPHLLDGVSTGELYKIVQPTFLYELLWNLVVFAVLIYADRRFRMGHGRLFALYIAGYCIGRFGIELLRDDAATHIAGIRVNSFTSTFVLIGAVVYILVATKGREDPEAIRRVWQPPEVEPADATPEAEVEPEAGPDVEQEPELVAAATANGVGSVVRIPKRLSGESDSDIGDSADGPAGEDGGDDGVAEEDVAAEDPDEDGVAADLAESTDAVSEDVEPEIAVSEDVEPEAAVSEGDETADADVAEAVDAADEADESDTADAVEEDIAEDAVSEPDEDLDAASDESGDTDEAADEAADEVADEVEADDAEPDGAEPDEAEPGEVEADDAEASDQPEE from the coding sequence ATGACGTTGGATTGGCTCACGTACTTCCCGAGCCCTGCGCGCGGGGTATGGCATCTTGGGCCGATTCCGATCCGGGCCTATGCGCTGTGCATCATCGTCGGCATCGTCAGCGCATTGTTGATCGGTGACCGCAGGTGGCGCGCCCGTGGCGGCGAACCGGGTGTCATCTATGACATCGCGTTGTGGGCGGTGCCGTTCGGCCTGATCGGCGGGCGGCTGTATCACCTGTTGACCGACTGGCGCACGTACTTCGGCGAGGGCGGCGTCGGATGGGAAGCGACACCACGGATCTGGGACGGCGGACTGGGCATCTGGGGCGCGGTGGCGCTCGGCGGGGTCGGCGCGTGGATCGGCTGTCGCCGGCGGGGGATTCCGTTGCCCGCTTTCGGCGATGCCGTGGCGCCCGGCATCGTGTTGGCGCAGGCCCTCGGGCGTATCGGTAACTACTTCAACCAGGAGCTATACGGCAGGGAGACGACGCTGCCGTGGGGTCTGGAGATCTTCTGGCGGGAAGACGCTGCGGGCGTGCGTGATCCGCACCTGCTCGACGGCGTTTCCACCGGTGAGCTGTACAAGATCGTTCAGCCGACGTTCCTGTACGAGTTGTTGTGGAACCTCGTGGTGTTCGCGGTGTTGATCTATGCCGACCGCCGGTTCCGGATGGGGCACGGCCGACTGTTCGCGCTCTACATCGCGGGGTACTGCATCGGCCGGTTCGGTATCGAACTGCTGCGGGATGATGCGGCGACCCACATCGCCGGGATCCGGGTCAATTCGTTCACGTCGACGTTCGTGTTGATCGGCGCGGTGGTCTACATCCTGGTCGCGACCAAGGGCCGGGAGGATCCCGAGGCCATCCGGCGGGTCTGGCAGCCCCCGGAGGTCGAACCGGCCGACGCCACACCCGAAGCGGAGGTGGAACCCGAAGCCGGACCGGATGTCGAGCAGGAGCCGGAATTGGTGGCGGCCGCGACCGCCAACGGCGTGGGCTCGGTGGTCCGGATACCGAAAAGACTTTCCGGTGAGTCGGATTCGGACATCGGTGACAGTGCGGACGGCCCCGCTGGCGAGGACGGCGGGGACGACGGGGTCGCTGAAGAAGACGTGGCGGCCGAAGATCCCGACGAGGACGGTGTCGCAGCCGATCTCGCCGAATCCACGGACGCGGTATCCGAGGACGTGGAACCCGAAATCGCGGTATCCGAGGACGTGGAACCCGAGGCCGCGGTGTCCGAGGGCGACGAGACCGCCGATGCCGATGTGGCGGAGGCCGTCGACGCGGCTGACGAGGCCGACGAATCCGATACGGCCGACGCGGTGGAAGAGGACATCGCCGAAGATGCCGTGAGCGAACCGGACGAGGACCTCGACGCGGCATCGGACGAGTCGGGCGACACCGACGAGGCCGCCGACGAGGCCGCCGACGAGGTCGCAGACGAAGTCGAAGCCGATGACGCCGAACCGGACGGCGCCGAGCCCGATGAGGCCGAACCGGGGGAAGTCGAAGCCGACGACGCGGAAGCCTCCGACCAGCCCGAAGAGTAG
- a CDS encoding acyl-CoA thioesterase II, translated as MPAESNNDLAELLAVLDLKVAGDDVFVGSHPSKTPLRTFGGQLMAQSFVAAGRTVADHLPPGALSVHFINGGDPARDIEFRVHRLRDERRFANRRVDAVQGDTLVATSMVSYMSGGSGLEHHVEAPTVAEPESVPPLQEYLKGYETVVPGFVNAPHPIEWRYTNDPAWVMRDKGERLGHNRVWLKTDGDLPEDPILHTAMLVYSSDTTVLDSIITTHGLSWGFDRIFAASANHTVWFHRPVRFDDWVLYATSSPVAADSRGLGTGHFFDRSGQVIASVTQEGVLKYFPSAKGRSPN; from the coding sequence GTGCCGGCCGAGTCGAACAACGACCTCGCGGAGCTACTGGCCGTACTGGATCTCAAGGTCGCCGGCGACGACGTCTTCGTCGGGTCGCATCCCAGCAAGACTCCGTTGCGGACCTTCGGCGGGCAGTTGATGGCGCAGTCGTTCGTGGCGGCGGGCCGGACCGTGGCCGACCACCTGCCGCCCGGCGCACTGTCGGTGCATTTCATCAACGGCGGCGACCCGGCCCGCGATATCGAATTCCGGGTGCATCGACTGCGTGACGAGCGCCGGTTCGCCAATCGCCGGGTGGATGCCGTGCAGGGCGACACGCTGGTCGCCACCTCGATGGTCTCCTACATGTCGGGCGGCAGCGGGCTGGAGCACCATGTCGAGGCGCCCACGGTCGCCGAACCGGAATCGGTTCCGCCGTTGCAGGAGTATCTCAAGGGCTATGAGACCGTCGTTCCGGGTTTCGTGAACGCACCGCATCCGATCGAGTGGCGCTACACCAACGATCCCGCCTGGGTGATGCGTGACAAGGGCGAGCGACTCGGACACAACCGGGTGTGGCTCAAGACCGATGGGGATCTGCCCGAGGATCCGATCCTGCACACCGCGATGTTGGTCTATTCATCGGACACCACCGTTTTGGACTCGATCATCACCACCCACGGGTTGTCGTGGGGTTTCGACCGGATCTTCGCGGCCAGCGCCAACCACACCGTCTGGTTTCACCGGCCCGTGCGGTTCGACGACTGGGTGTTGTATGCGACGTCGTCGCCGGTGGCCGCGGACTCGCGGGGGCTGGGTACCGGGCACTTCTTCGACCGGTCCGGGCAGGTCATCGCCAGCGTCACCCAGGAGGGTGTGCTGAAGTACTTCCCGAGCGCTAAAGGCCGGTCACCGAACTAG
- a CDS encoding YnfA family protein, producing MVMRSIALFVLAAIAEIGGAWLVWQGVREHRGLLWAGAGVIALGLYGFAATLQPDAAFGRILAAYGGVFVAGSLAWGMAFDGFRPDRADVIGALICLAGVGVIMYAPR from the coding sequence ATGGTGATGCGTTCGATAGCGCTGTTCGTGCTGGCTGCCATCGCGGAGATCGGTGGGGCGTGGCTGGTCTGGCAGGGGGTGCGCGAGCATCGCGGGCTGCTGTGGGCCGGTGCCGGAGTGATTGCGCTGGGGTTGTACGGCTTCGCGGCGACACTGCAGCCCGACGCCGCGTTCGGTCGCATCCTGGCCGCCTACGGCGGGGTGTTCGTCGCCGGATCGCTGGCCTGGGGGATGGCGTTCGACGGATTCCGGCCGGACCGCGCCGATGTCATCGGCGCGCTGATCTGCCTGGCCGGGGTGGGCGTGATCATGTATGCGCCGCGCTGA
- a CDS encoding alpha/beta hydrolase → MTRLFAVLGSLAGLANTTNGYRPLTKRGYPSLGAFAFGVFASELPLPLIAGQATVLAAVSRWLSPRARRLSWLISGLSWLGLAGLEYAGRTADKPLNAALDAEFGTGRRTDGNDLWKRPDPLVENIAKAPGVVRTLLAYRDYATDSDIPYGEYGSRNTLDVWRHRDLPRDGRAPVLLQVPGGAWMTGSKRGQAHPLMAHLVERGWVCVSINYRLSPRSTWPDHIIDVKRALAWTKAHIADYGGDPDWVAITGGSAGGHLTALTALTAGDSRFQPGFTGADTSVQAAVPFYGVYDFTGETALHPLQTPMLGAYVFKQSRRRSPDVYRDASPMTYITEDAPPFFVLHGNNDTLVPVEQGRAFAAALQAVSANPVVYAEMPLAQHAFDIFGSARAAHTATAVEQFLAEIYAKRSRPAA, encoded by the coding sequence ATGACAAGGCTTTTCGCCGTGCTCGGCTCGCTGGCCGGACTCGCGAACACCACCAACGGCTATCGGCCGCTGACCAAACGCGGCTATCCGTCGCTGGGGGCGTTCGCGTTCGGGGTCTTCGCCTCGGAGTTGCCGCTGCCGCTCATCGCGGGCCAGGCGACGGTACTGGCGGCCGTCTCCCGGTGGCTGTCGCCGCGCGCCCGTCGACTGAGTTGGCTGATCTCGGGGCTCTCGTGGCTGGGGCTGGCGGGGCTCGAATATGCCGGACGCACCGCGGACAAGCCGCTCAACGCCGCACTGGACGCCGAGTTCGGTACCGGCCGGCGTACCGACGGCAACGACCTGTGGAAGCGGCCGGACCCGCTGGTGGAGAACATCGCCAAAGCCCCAGGCGTGGTGCGCACCCTGTTGGCCTACCGCGACTACGCCACCGATTCCGACATCCCCTACGGCGAGTACGGCAGCCGCAACACCCTCGACGTGTGGCGGCACCGGGACCTGCCCCGGGACGGCCGCGCACCGGTCCTACTGCAGGTGCCCGGCGGTGCGTGGATGACGGGCAGCAAGCGCGGCCAGGCGCACCCGCTGATGGCTCACCTGGTGGAACGGGGCTGGGTATGCGTCTCGATCAACTACCGTCTCAGTCCCCGGTCGACCTGGCCGGACCACATCATCGACGTCAAGCGCGCGCTGGCCTGGACCAAGGCGCACATCGCCGACTACGGCGGCGACCCGGATTGGGTTGCGATCACCGGAGGCTCGGCGGGTGGTCACCTGACCGCACTGACCGCCCTGACCGCCGGCGACTCGCGTTTCCAGCCGGGATTCACCGGCGCCGACACCAGCGTCCAGGCGGCCGTGCCCTTCTACGGGGTCTACGACTTCACCGGTGAGACCGCGTTGCACCCGTTGCAGACCCCCATGCTGGGCGCCTATGTGTTCAAGCAGAGCCGACGTCGCTCCCCCGACGTCTACCGCGACGCCTCACCGATGACCTACATCACCGAAGACGCCCCGCCGTTTTTCGTGCTGCACGGCAACAACGACACCCTGGTGCCGGTCGAACAGGGCCGCGCGTTCGCCGCCGCCCTACAAGCGGTCAGCGCGAATCCGGTGGTCTACGCCGAGATGCCCCTGGCGCAACACGCCTTCGACATCTTCGGTTCGGCCCGCGCCGCGCACACCGCGACGGCCGTCGAGCAGTTCCTCGCCGAGATCTACGCGAAGCGGTCCCGACCGGCAGCGTGA
- a CDS encoding HdeD family acid-resistance protein: MCHTAAMETPVSSLLPNLWKTTLVSGVLALVLGAVVLARPGESILVAAVLFGVYLVITGITQLIFAFSLPVMSAGGRVLLFLSGTASVILAVLCFRHFNSDEEALGVLLLAVWIAIGFIFRGVATAVAGISDPALPGRGWQIFMGAVSLLAGLVTLASPFASLVVLALVVGSWLIVIGIVEIVTALKVRSASRAIAGAVSHG; this comes from the coding sequence CTGTGTCACACTGCGGCCATGGAAACCCCCGTATCGAGCTTGCTGCCGAATCTGTGGAAGACGACGCTGGTCTCCGGCGTCCTGGCCCTCGTCCTGGGTGCGGTGGTGTTGGCCCGCCCGGGCGAGTCCATCCTGGTCGCCGCGGTGCTGTTCGGTGTCTACCTGGTGATCACCGGGATCACCCAGCTGATCTTCGCGTTCAGCCTCCCGGTCATGTCCGCCGGCGGACGGGTGCTGCTCTTCCTCAGCGGCACGGCGTCGGTGATTCTGGCCGTACTGTGTTTCCGCCACTTCAACTCCGACGAGGAAGCCCTGGGCGTACTCCTGCTCGCGGTCTGGATCGCGATCGGGTTCATCTTCCGCGGTGTGGCCACCGCCGTGGCGGGCATCAGCGATCCCGCGCTGCCGGGCCGCGGCTGGCAGATCTTCATGGGTGCGGTGAGCCTGCTGGCCGGTCTGGTGACGCTGGCCTCGCCGTTCGCCTCACTGGTGGTGCTGGCGCTGGTGGTCGGCAGCTGGCTGATCGTGATCGGCATCGTCGAGATCGTGACCGCGCTCAAAGTCCGCTCGGCGTCGCGGGCGATCGCCGGCGCGGTCTCGCACGGCTAG
- the trpA gene encoding tryptophan synthase subunit alpha — MFAACRAEERAALIGYLPTGYPDVPGSIAAMTALVESGCDLVEVGVPYSDPGMDGPTIARATETALQGGVRVRDTLTAVEAIAGAGGRAVVMTYWNPVLRYGVDAFARDLAAAGGLGLITPDLIVDEADDWMAASEQHGLDRIFLVAPSSTPQRLAETVAATRGFVYAASTMGVTGVRNTVSNAAPELVARVREVSDIPVGVGLGVRSGAQAAEIGAYTDGVIVGSALVTALTDGLDALRTLTRELVSGVRQGVAQR; from the coding sequence ATGTTCGCCGCGTGCCGGGCCGAGGAACGCGCCGCACTGATCGGCTATCTGCCCACCGGCTATCCCGACGTGCCGGGATCCATCGCCGCGATGACGGCGTTGGTCGAATCCGGTTGTGATCTGGTCGAAGTCGGGGTTCCGTACTCCGATCCCGGAATGGACGGCCCGACGATCGCCCGGGCCACCGAGACGGCGTTGCAGGGCGGCGTACGGGTGCGCGACACCTTGACCGCGGTCGAGGCGATCGCCGGTGCCGGTGGACGTGCGGTAGTGATGACCTACTGGAATCCGGTGTTGCGTTATGGCGTCGACGCGTTCGCGCGCGATCTCGCCGCGGCCGGCGGACTCGGGCTGATCACCCCCGATCTGATCGTCGATGAAGCCGACGACTGGATGGCGGCGTCCGAGCAGCACGGCCTGGACCGGATCTTCCTGGTGGCGCCCTCTTCGACTCCGCAGCGCCTCGCCGAGACCGTCGCCGCGACTCGTGGATTCGTCTACGCGGCCTCCACCATGGGTGTCACGGGCGTGCGTAACACGGTGTCCAACGCCGCTCCGGAACTGGTGGCCCGGGTGCGCGAGGTCTCCGATATCCCGGTGGGCGTCGGCCTGGGTGTGCGTTCGGGTGCTCAGGCCGCCGAGATCGGCGCCTACACCGATGGGGTGATCGTGGGGTCGGCATTGGTCACCGCGCTGACGGACGGTCTCGACGCATTGCGGACGCTGACGCGCGAACTGGTTTCCGGAGTGCGTCAAGGGGTTGCCCAGCGATGA
- a CDS encoding NINE protein yields the protein MSDPQWHHRPQVPGPLPPYPYLWAPYGRDPVSGRPYSDKSKVIAALLQLLGLFGLLGFGRIYLGHVGLGIAQLVIGLLATVATYGFGIFVPFTWGLVEAILIMSGRVYDKQYRPLRGIA from the coding sequence ATGTCCGATCCGCAGTGGCACCACCGGCCGCAAGTCCCCGGTCCGCTGCCGCCGTACCCGTACCTGTGGGCGCCCTACGGCCGGGATCCGGTGTCCGGACGGCCCTACTCGGACAAGTCGAAGGTCATCGCGGCCCTGCTGCAATTGCTCGGTCTTTTCGGATTGCTCGGGTTCGGGCGGATATATCTGGGCCACGTCGGGCTGGGCATCGCGCAATTGGTGATCGGCTTGCTGGCGACCGTCGCGACGTACGGGTTCGGCATCTTCGTTCCCTTCACCTGGGGCCTGGTCGAAGCGATTCTGATCATGAGTGGTCGGGTGTACGACAAGCAGTACCGGCCGCTACGCGGAATCGCCTGA
- a CDS encoding CDGP domain-containing protein translates to MRITAIVATLGVIAAVPALCLTTAAPAGAGCQATYFGWNNGRTICDDPKNPDGSWGRCLYAGGGDSGGGFTNCYVVLPDAIPLNQPDWIPGPNMAPLGPGPAPRYGGF, encoded by the coding sequence ATGAGAATCACCGCCATAGTGGCCACGCTGGGCGTCATCGCTGCAGTACCCGCGCTGTGCCTCACGACCGCGGCTCCCGCCGGTGCAGGCTGCCAGGCCACTTACTTCGGTTGGAACAACGGACGCACCATCTGCGACGACCCCAAGAACCCCGATGGCAGTTGGGGCCGATGCCTGTATGCGGGCGGGGGTGATTCCGGTGGCGGCTTCACCAATTGCTATGTCGTGTTGCCGGACGCCATCCCGCTCAATCAGCCGGACTGGATCCCGGGCCCGAACATGGCCCCACTCGGTCCCGGCCCAGCACCTCGCTATGGCGGGTTCTGA
- a CDS encoding DUF4190 domain-containing protein, with the protein MAPESQFWPTPGPAEYPYPAPGHYPGYTPLSPRNAPKNGVSIAALVVAIAGIVTALSVIGGVVLGLTAVVLGIIGRGRVKRGEADNGGVALAGIVLGALAMVAGIGCIAIYIGIWRSAGGEDFVNCMAKAGSDTGAQQECNDRIRKHLENSFGGDAPMVQEESDSDLLPA; encoded by the coding sequence TTGGCGCCTGAGTCTCAGTTCTGGCCTACGCCCGGCCCCGCGGAGTACCCGTACCCGGCCCCCGGCCACTACCCCGGTTACACCCCGCTGAGCCCGCGCAATGCGCCGAAGAACGGGGTGAGCATCGCGGCTCTGGTGGTCGCGATCGCCGGTATCGTGACGGCACTGTCGGTGATCGGCGGCGTGGTTCTGGGGCTGACCGCGGTGGTGCTCGGCATCATCGGCCGGGGACGGGTAAAGCGTGGGGAAGCCGACAACGGCGGCGTCGCGCTGGCCGGGATCGTGCTGGGTGCCCTGGCGATGGTCGCGGGTATCGGCTGCATCGCCATCTACATCGGCATCTGGCGCTCGGCCGGCGGCGAGGACTTCGTGAACTGCATGGCCAAAGCCGGATCCGACACCGGTGCCCAGCAGGAGTGCAACGACCGGATCCGCAAACACCTGGAGAACAGCTTCGGCGGCGACGCCCCCATGGTCCAAGAAGAGTCCGACTCGGACCTGCTGCCCGCCTAG
- the trpB gene encoding tryptophan synthase subunit beta, producing MSDNPTVNFPRASAGIAESTRHDPDARGHFGVYGGRYVAEALMAVIEEVTAAYDKVRNDREFLDTLDDLQTHYTGRPSPLYEAERLTAHVGGARIFLKREDLNHTGSHKINNVLGQALLARYMGKTRVIAETGAGQHGVATATACALLGLECVIYMGAVDTRRQALNVARMRLLGAKVVSVETGSQTLKDAINEAFRDWVTNADRTYYCFGTAAGPHPFPTMVRDFQRIVGMEARVQIQQMAGRLPDAVAACVGGGSNAIGIFHAFLDDPAVRLVGFEAGGDGVETGRHAATFTGGTPGAFQGSYSYLLQDDDGQTIESHSISAGLDYPGVGPEHAWLRETGRAEYRPITDTEAMDAFGILCRTEGIIPAIESAHAIAGALKLAAELGPGKVVVVNVSGRGDKDVETAAKWFGLLDETGSDS from the coding sequence ATGTCAGACAACCCGACGGTGAACTTTCCGCGCGCCAGCGCCGGAATCGCCGAATCCACTCGCCACGACCCGGACGCCCGCGGACACTTCGGTGTCTACGGCGGCCGCTACGTCGCCGAGGCGCTGATGGCCGTGATCGAAGAGGTCACCGCCGCCTACGACAAGGTGCGCAACGATCGCGAGTTCCTCGACACCCTCGATGATCTTCAGACGCACTACACCGGTCGGCCCTCGCCGTTGTACGAAGCCGAACGCCTGACCGCGCATGTCGGCGGTGCCCGCATCTTCTTGAAGCGGGAAGACTTGAACCACACCGGTTCCCACAAGATCAACAATGTGCTCGGCCAGGCACTGCTGGCCCGCTACATGGGGAAGACCCGGGTGATCGCCGAGACCGGGGCCGGCCAGCACGGGGTGGCCACCGCCACCGCCTGCGCGCTGCTGGGCCTGGAATGTGTGATCTACATGGGCGCGGTCGACACCCGTCGTCAGGCCCTCAACGTGGCCCGGATGCGTCTGCTCGGGGCGAAGGTGGTCTCGGTCGAAACGGGTTCGCAGACCCTCAAGGACGCGATCAACGAGGCGTTCCGGGACTGGGTCACCAACGCCGACCGCACCTACTACTGCTTCGGTACGGCCGCCGGTCCGCACCCCTTCCCGACCATGGTGCGCGACTTCCAGCGGATCGTCGGCATGGAAGCGCGCGTGCAGATTCAGCAGATGGCCGGCCGGCTGCCCGATGCCGTGGCCGCATGCGTGGGCGGCGGATCGAACGCCATCGGCATCTTCCACGCCTTCCTCGACGACCCGGCGGTCCGCCTGGTCGGGTTCGAAGCCGGCGGCGACGGAGTGGAAACCGGTCGCCATGCCGCGACGTTCACCGGGGGAACGCCGGGGGCCTTCCAGGGCTCGTACTCCTACCTGCTGCAGGACGACGACGGCCAGACCATCGAGTCGCATTCGATCTCCGCGGGCCTCGACTACCCGGGTGTTGGTCCCGAGCACGCCTGGCTGCGCGAGACCGGCCGTGCCGAGTATCGGCCCATCACCGACACCGAGGCGATGGATGCTTTCGGAATCCTTTGCCGTACTGAAGGAATCATCCCGGCCATCGAGTCCGCGCACGCGATCGCCGGTGCGCTCAAGCTGGCCGCCGAGCTCGGGCCCGGCAAGGTGGTGGTGGTCAACGTCTCCGGTCGCGGCGACAAGGATGTGGAGACCGCAGCGAAGTGGTTCGGGCTGCTCGACGAGACGGGGAGCGATTCGTGA
- the pyk gene encoding pyruvate kinase produces MNRRGKIVCTLGPATHSAEMVRALVDAGMDVARLNFSHGAHADHQASYEWVRAASDATGRAVGVLADLQGPKIRLGRFADGPTYWGAGETVRITVDDCPGDHDRVSTTYKQLAADAAPGDRVLVDDGKVGLIVEHIDGNDVVCTVTDGGPVSNHKGMSLPGMNVSAPALSTKDVADLEFALELGVDIVALSFVRSPSDVELVHEVMDRVGRRVPVVAKLEKPEAIENLEAVVLAFDAVMVARGDLGVELALEEVPLVQKRAIQVARENARPVIVATQMLESMIENFRPTRAEASDVANAVLDGADAVMLSGETAVGKHALEAVRTMSRIVCAVEQNSTAAPPLTHVPRTKRGVISYAAREIGERLDAKALVAFTQSGDTVRRLARLHTPLPLLAFTALPEIRSQLAMTWGTETFIVAQEHSTDGMIRQVDKALLDLGRYQRGDQVVIVAGAPPGTSGSTNMIHVHRIGEDDV; encoded by the coding sequence GTGAATAGACGCGGGAAGATCGTCTGCACTCTTGGTCCGGCGACCCACTCCGCGGAGATGGTCCGGGCATTGGTCGATGCGGGTATGGATGTGGCCCGCCTGAACTTCAGCCACGGTGCTCATGCCGATCACCAGGCCTCCTACGAGTGGGTCCGCGCCGCATCCGATGCGACCGGGCGAGCGGTCGGTGTCCTCGCCGATCTGCAGGGGCCCAAGATCCGGCTCGGGCGTTTCGCCGACGGCCCCACCTACTGGGGGGCCGGGGAAACGGTGCGCATCACCGTCGACGACTGTCCCGGCGATCACGACCGGGTGTCCACCACCTACAAGCAGCTGGCCGCGGATGCGGCGCCCGGAGACCGTGTGCTCGTCGACGACGGCAAGGTGGGGCTGATCGTCGAACACATCGACGGCAACGATGTGGTGTGCACCGTGACCGACGGTGGACCGGTCAGCAACCACAAGGGCATGTCGTTGCCCGGTATGAACGTGTCCGCGCCGGCGCTGTCCACCAAGGACGTCGCCGATCTCGAGTTCGCACTCGAGCTGGGCGTCGACATCGTCGCGCTGTCGTTCGTACGCTCGCCGTCCGATGTGGAACTGGTGCACGAGGTGATGGACCGGGTCGGACGGCGGGTCCCGGTTGTCGCGAAACTGGAGAAGCCGGAAGCCATCGAGAATCTCGAAGCCGTGGTGCTGGCGTTCGACGCGGTCATGGTGGCGCGCGGTGACCTCGGAGTGGAGCTGGCACTCGAAGAGGTGCCGCTGGTGCAGAAGCGTGCCATTCAGGTGGCCCGCGAGAACGCCCGTCCGGTGATCGTGGCGACCCAGATGCTGGAGTCGATGATCGAGAACTTCCGGCCCACCCGGGCGGAGGCCTCCGACGTCGCCAACGCGGTACTCGACGGGGCGGACGCGGTGATGCTGTCCGGGGAGACCGCGGTGGGTAAGCACGCGCTGGAGGCGGTGCGGACCATGAGCCGCATCGTGTGTGCGGTGGAGCAGAACTCTACGGCCGCACCGCCGTTGACGCATGTTCCGCGCACCAAGCGGGGCGTGATCTCCTACGCGGCCCGCGAGATCGGTGAGCGCCTCGACGCCAAGGCGCTGGTCGCCTTCACCCAGTCCGGTGATACCGTGCGCCGGCTGGCGCGGCTGCACACTCCGTTGCCGCTGTTGGCGTTCACCGCGTTGCCCGAGATTCGCAGTCAGTTGGCGATGACTTGGGGCACAGAGACATTCATCGTCGCGCAGGAGCACTCGACCGACGGGATGATCCGTCAGGTGGACAAGGCGCTGCTCGATCTGGGCCGCTACCAGCGTGGCGACCAGGTGGTGATCGTCGCGGGTGCGCCGCCGGGAACCTCGGGGTCGACCAACATGATCCACGTGCACCGGATCGGGGAGGACGACGTCTAG
- a CDS encoding adenylate/guanylate cyclase domain-containing protein, producing MPVDRFSASAAKAPYLHSHRVPARTQHRAAQSTQRLRILKMSVALAVPICVCFGLLEIWAAPNYWWIGVLNLAVAASWTLTPRLYRYGELVAPLTFIGIAYFITAVVCWVAGTGSGAQFYFLAAASISVLILGADRIVLASAVAGLGAALAIALSFLSPGDKLDQPVWLHHLMFAMVVVSACAMVVATVWFALHEMRRAEVAMEAEYDRSEALLANILPAAIAARLKDPAVDVIADSYPDASVLFADIGGFTRRASQVDPRRLVGFLNQLYTGLDRLVDKHGLEKIKTSGDSYMVVSGVPDPNPDHLQALARLALDIAKNVAELRDPRGRPVSLRIGMAAGPVVAGVVGKLRFFYDVWGDAVNLAARMESTGCQDRIQVPQSVYERLKDDFVFEERGEVDVKGKGPMPTWFLVGEHPRTAHNKEMRPLPASRPQ from the coding sequence GTGCCAGTCGATCGGTTCAGCGCATCCGCGGCGAAAGCGCCCTACCTGCACTCACACCGTGTGCCGGCCCGGACGCAGCACCGTGCCGCCCAGTCGACGCAACGACTGCGCATCCTCAAGATGTCGGTGGCACTCGCGGTGCCCATCTGTGTCTGCTTCGGGCTCCTCGAGATCTGGGCCGCGCCCAACTATTGGTGGATCGGTGTACTCAACCTGGCGGTAGCCGCCTCGTGGACGTTGACGCCTCGGCTTTACCGCTACGGAGAACTGGTCGCTCCGCTGACGTTCATCGGGATCGCCTACTTCATCACCGCCGTCGTGTGCTGGGTGGCGGGCACCGGTTCGGGTGCCCAGTTCTACTTCCTGGCCGCGGCATCGATCAGCGTGCTGATCCTGGGCGCGGACCGGATCGTGCTGGCCTCGGCGGTCGCCGGGCTCGGTGCGGCACTGGCCATCGCCCTGAGCTTCCTATCGCCGGGCGACAAACTGGACCAGCCGGTCTGGCTGCACCACCTGATGTTCGCGATGGTGGTGGTCTCGGCATGCGCCATGGTGGTGGCGACCGTGTGGTTCGCGCTGCATGAGATGCGCCGCGCCGAGGTGGCGATGGAAGCCGAGTACGACCGGTCCGAGGCGTTGCTGGCCAACATCCTGCCCGCGGCCATCGCCGCGCGGTTGAAGGATCCGGCGGTAGACGTGATCGCCGACAGCTATCCGGATGCCTCGGTGCTGTTCGCCGACATCGGCGGTTTCACGCGACGTGCCAGCCAAGTCGACCCGCGACGTCTGGTCGGTTTCCTCAACCAGCTCTACACCGGACTGGACCGGCTCGTCGACAAACACGGGTTGGAGAAGATCAAAACCAGCGGCGATTCCTATATGGTGGTCAGCGGAGTGCCCGATCCCAACCCGGACCATCTGCAGGCCCTGGCCCGTCTGGCGCTCGACATCGCCAAGAACGTCGCCGAACTGCGTGACCCTCGAGGCCGGCCGGTGTCGCTGCGCATCGGAATGGCGGCCGGGCCGGTGGTGGCCGGGGTGGTCGGCAAGCTCCGGTTCTTCTACGACGTATGGGGCGACGCGGTCAACCTCGCGGCCCGGATGGAGTCCACCGGATGCCAGGACCGCATCCAGGTGCCCCAATCGGTCTACGAGCGGCTCAAAGACGATTTCGTCTTCGAAGAACGCGGCGAGGTCGACGTCAAGGGCAAGGGCCCCATGCCCACCTGGTTCCTGGTGGGTGAACATCCGCGAACGGCGCACAACAAGGAGATGCGGCCGCTACCGGCCTCCCGCCCACAGTGA